ATCATATTTCTTGAACAAACGGCTGATCCCAAAGCGGGATATTGCCCCAAAGAACCCCCCGATCGCGACCATCATACCCTGTACAATCATCTTTAGACCCCCTTTCGCTTATACAGATTAAATTGCTGCTTCCCAATTGTAAAGCCTGCCCATGACATAAATAAACCACCGAACATGCTTCCTAATATATAAATAAGTGCCAGAACCAAATGGGAATGAGTAAGAAGGTTGACCGTTTCGACACTGAATGTGGAAAAAGTAGTGAAAGATCCAATCATCCCTGTCCCGATGGCTGTGGCTGCCATTGAAGGGACCTTCTTCATCTGAAATATGTACATTGTGACATATCCCAACGCGAAGCTTCCAATCATATTTGCAAGAAACGTCCCCATAGGAAACGTATAATCCCACCATCCACCGGCAAATATCCCAAGATAATATCGCAGCAGGGCCCCGACCATACCGGCTGCACCAACTAATAAATAGATCATAATCTTCCACCTCTAACATAAAAATTCTTTCATGAAAGAGACTCCTACCGATACATGAGTATCAGTAGGAGTCTCTCCCTGTTAAGTAATCATGCTAACTCCCTTGACGTTCACTGAGTATTTTACCACAGGAAATATGTTGGCCAAATCCTTTACATCAATTTTGTAATAAACATGGTGGCAATGCCAAAATAGATCAGAAGGGATAGAATATCATTGATCGTTGTGATCAAAGGTCCGGAAGCAACGGCAGGATCTATGTTAAATTTATATAGGATGAGGGGGATGATGGTTCCTGCCAACGTTCCGATAATTAATGTTATCAGTAAGGAGCTTCCCACCACGAGTCCTAACACAATATTGCCCTGCCACACAAAGGCAATCAGGGCGATCATGACGGCACAAGTCACACCGATGATGATGCCTACCCATAATTCCCGGAAAACGAGCTTTATGACTTGTTTAATATCCAAATCATTCGAGACCAGTCCCCTGACGACAACGGCCAGAGATTGCGTACCAGTGTTCCCGGTCATCCCCGCAATCATCGGCATAAAGAATGCAAGAGCCACGACCTGTTCCAGGGTTGCAGAGAATCTGTCAATGATGCTTCCCGAAACGAGTCCTATGAACAGTAATAAAACAAGCCACGGAAGACGTCGATAGGCTGCAACAAATGGTTTGGTCGTAAAGTCGATGGATTTACCCGATGCGGATAACTTCTCAATATCCTCATTGGCTTCTTGAATGACCACATCAATGATGTCATCGACGGTGATGACCCCGACAAGCCTTCCGTCTTCTTCAATGACCGGAAGTGTGATGAAGTCATAGCGGCTGATCAATTTGGCCACTTCTTCCTGATCGGTATGGACATCAACTTTAACCACACGGCTGTACATGATATCTTCAATTTTATCTAGTAATTCGCTAAGTAATAAATCCTTGTAGGAAATGACGCCTATCAATTTCTTTTCGTCGTCAATGACATAGAGATAGTTCAAATATTCGGCGAGTTCCGCGAAATGCTTCAGTTTATCCACTGCTTCACGGACCGTATAATGTTTAGGTATCCACACATAGCGGTTGTTCATGATCCGGCCGGCTGTTTCCGGTTCGTATGTCATGAGATTTTGAACAACCTGAGACTCTGCCTGGTTCATCTCTGAAAGTAATTCCTCTATTTTCTCGGGCTCCAAATCCGTCAGCAATGTGGCCAGGTTGTCATTTTCCATCAGATCGAGGACCTTTGTAGATTTCTCTATCCCGAGCTTCTCCAAAACGAGCAACTGATCTTCCCTTTCAATCTCCTGAATGAATTCCGTAAGCTCTTCAAGAGGTAAATACAAAAGGAATTTATTCCGGTGCTTGGACGGGATATGTAGATATTGCTGAGCAATGTCGTATGGCTGAAGCTCTTCAATTATATCTAAAAAAATGCTTTTCTTTCCATCTTTCAAACTTTGGATAATGGCAAGGGTGATTTCATTTTCCGTCATGGATAATGTCATTGAGGGTGCTCCTTATACTATGTTTCTTTTCAGTTCGCACGATGAGATACCGAGAAGGGTACTCATCACCCTACTAGTATCTCCCGAATCCTGCGTTCATGCCAATTTCTATTGTACTGGTTATTGATCTATGGATAGGATTTCTTTCAATTCCTCTTCGGTTAAGGTCTGAACCATCTTTTCATCAGGGTCCATGATATCCCGGATCAGGTTCCTCTTTTTTTCCTGCAGCTCGTTCATCTTCTCTTCGATCGTTCCTTTGGCAATCAGCTTCAGCACTTTCACCGTATTTTCCTGTCCCATCCGATGGGCCCTGTCCGCTGCTTGTTCCTCTACAGCGGGATTCCACCATGTATCATATAGAATCACCGTATCGGCACTCGTTAAATTCAGCCCTGTTCCACCTGCCTTTAGAGAGATGAGAAAGAGATTCCGTTCCCCTTCATTAAATCGACTGCACATCTTAACCCTCTCTTCTGACGGAGTGGTTCCATTCAGGTAAAAGTAGGATTGTCCTTTGAGTGTCAGCTCTCTCCCGATCATCTCAAGCATTTTCGTAAATTGCGAAAAGACCAGGACCCTTCTGCCTGACAACCTGGACTCCTCCAACAACTCCATCAGCTCTAAGAATTTTGCTGATGAGCCATGATAACCATCTACAAATAATCCGGGATGGCAGCAGATTTGTCTTAAACGGGTCAATCCGGCGAGAATTTTAATTTTGTTTTTCCTTAGCGTGTTCTTATCCAAATGCTTCATCGTATCGTGTTTCAGCTTGGCGAGATAAGCCGCATACAATTCTTTTTGCTGGGGCAGAAGCTCTGAATAATGGGTAATTTCTTCTTTTCCGGGAAGTTCAGATAACACGTCTTTCTTCATTCTGCGAAGAACGAATGGTTTGATTCTTTTCGCTATATCTTTTCTTGTTAAACGGCTGTAATCCTTAAGTCCTTTGAATAATCCCGGAAATACAACGTGGAAGATGGACCATAATTCTTCAAGTGAATTCTCTACAGGAGTTCCGGACAAGGCGAAGCGATTATTCGCTTCTATCTTCTTCACACTTCTTGCCGTTTGGGTGAGTGGATTTTTGAAAGCCTGTGCCTCATCAAAAAAGACCGTATGGAATTTCTGTCGTTCATACCATTTACTATCGCTTCGCAGTAAAGGATAGGAAGTGATGATTACATCCGCATCCCTCATACCTTTCTGTTTCTTCTTTCGTACAGCCTGGTTACCGTCCATGATGAGGACATTGACCTCGGGGGCAAATTTCCCACATTCGCTGTTCCAGTTATACGTCAGGGAAGAGGGACAGACAATCAGGGCCGGAAGCTTCTTTTCCCTGATTTCTTCAAGAACCGATACGATAAACGTGATGCTCTGAACCGTTTTCCCAAGCCCCATATCATCAGCCAGGATCCCGCCGAACCCATAATGGGAAAGAGTCTTCATCCAGCGAAAGCCTGTCTTCTGGTAGTTTCTCAGCCGCTCGTCTAATAGGGAAGGCACCGAAATCTCCCGGCTGTCTGGGTTCATAAGCTGCCTGTAAAATTCTTGGAAGGAATGTTCAAAAGTAAATGAATGCCCCCCTTCAACTGTATCCAGAAGGTGTAAGCTTTGATGCAATGGTTGCTCGAGCCCTTTCACGAGATCATTCTTCTCTGCTTGTGACGTATGCATGAAGCGCTGGATATCTTGAAACTCCTTTGATTCCAGTGATAAGAGAGAGCCGTTTCGCATCCTGTAATACTTCCGTTTTTCTTCCAATGCCCCGAGGAGCTCCATGATCTGTCTATCCGGGATGCCATCCATTTCAAAAGTGAATTCCAGCCAGTTCATTCGTTCCTTTTTTACTTTGACTCTTATTTTTGGATGATGATTCCCTCGGGAAATCCTGTTTCTTACAGCGGTTGTGGCATAAATTTGAATATCCTTTTGAAGCTTCGTCACTCCATAGGTTAAAAACTCATATTCCAAATCTTCATTGTGTAAGTAGTAACCACCTTCTGTTTTCCCGAAAGAAAACTCGTCCATCCATTCAAGAATGGTATTTTCTTTCTCTACATTTCGTATGAGAAGGGAACCTGATGGCGCTTCCCGATTTTCCAGGGGATGAATAACGATTTGATCATAATGGAATTCAAGTCCGGCTAACAATCGGTTTTTCACCCGATCGAGATAAAGCTTTGCAACAAGCGGTGCCGATTCCAACCTTTCCGCAATGTCATCTGATATTTGAACTTCCCCTAATTTCTTCAATCCCACAGCCACTTTTTCAAGGAAAAAGCCGATCTGGTCCGGGGAAATAGGGATGAACCGTGACCCTGAATGGCCTAACAATCTCTTTAATTCAGTAAGTCTTTTCACGTCCATACTATCAAGCTGCGTAAAAACACCATCATGAATGACGGTTTGATATTCTTCCAAAATCGTCATATTATCCAGTCCGGAAATGTATAACCTGTAACCTACAGCCTGGGCCTGCTTAAAGTAGAATTGTATTGGAAGAGGCAGCTCCCCTTGTGTAAACCCTTCATGGGTTCTTGCGTTATGCTGCAAATTAACGTCTTTAGCAAGTTTGAGTAGTGGAATGAGGTTATCCCATAATGATGGAGGAATAAGCAAATAGCCATCATCGTTTTTATTACCTGAACCCTTTGACACATTCACAAGATATTGAATGACAGCTGCTGTATCAGTCTCAAAACAATGAAACTCCGGATTGAATATGAATGAGCCTGAAACATGAAAGGGTTTCCCTTCATTTATATATTCCAAAAAGGATCGAATCGGCTTTAGCTTAGATCCATCTATGATACATTCAATTCCAAGCATCTCTCCCCCATCTTGGGTAGACGTTGGATGAATCAGAAATTCACATGGCACAATCTGTCTGTTTTCAAAATGACGAAGCTTAGCGGGGGAACGGAAGGATTCCTCCTGGAACAATGTGAAAAACTCCTCTGTTACGCCTTCTTCATTCCTTTTCATCCTTCGCTCTTCATTTTCCATCTTCAAAAGCACAGCAGCTATATGCTGACAATCCTTATCAAATGATGCAAGCTTGGGGCAGCTGCAGCTCGCTTCGATTTCACCTTTTGAATCCTCCTGAATGGTAACGTGAAATTCTTCTTCCCCCATTACAGTCCCTCGACAAAAATGTCTCGAATATTCGTCTAATGTCACCTTGTTGGAGCGGTAATACGCCTCTCCCCGTTTGAAGGAAACAGTACCGCAGCGTTCTTTTATGAGTTTTTGATGTATAGCTTTCAAGGATCTGATTCCTTCCATGAATATATATAGTAATGACCGATCATTTTTTTGTCTTCAACATTCTAATGATAACAACAATTTCCGGATTTAGAAACATCCTGAGAGGATTAGTATTTTCATAGAAACGTATAATGAAGGAAAAAGCGACATAGAATATAAGGGAAACAGAAAAAAATCCGCACTATGAGGCCAGTCATAGTCCGGAAAATGTTCATGTCTTTTTCTACTTATCAATGTGATTCAGTAACGAAATGAAGAAGCTGCCGGCTTGAAAAATGAGCATGAAAATGAAATATTCTTCCATCCTTGTCACCTCCTGTTGAGGGAAGAAATTTGTCCCCACTTGATATCTATGTAAGATTGACTCAGTTCATGCGTTTTTTTGTTGTGAATTGGATATTCTGGTAGGGGAAAACGAAATCCCGGATGATCATTCCATGATTATCCGGGATTTTGTATGAAAGTTTCGCTTACATGATATTTTCTATTGCATACCCACACTTTTTTATGTAAATTAGTCAGGTATGTTTAATAGGAGGTATCATCATGAATCACACACAAACCACTCAACGGGTTCAGATCACGACAGCTGATCCATCTGCCCTTGGACTTTTCGGACTGGCCATGGTCACTCTTGTAGCTTCTTCTGCAAAACTCGGATGGACTGACGGCGTGTCGTTCGTATTACCTTGGGCGATTTTCCTCGGAGGCATTGCCCAATTGATGGCAAGCTTTGGAGATGCAAAGCACAATAATACATTCGGTATGACTGCATTCGGTGCTTTCGGATTATTCTGGCTGGGGGTTGGGACTTCCTGGTTGATTTCATTCGGGGTATTCGGAGAAGCAGCGGCGGCTGCAATAGATCCAAGTCAGCTCGGCATAGCCTATATAGGCTATCTGATATTCAGTATCTTCATGACAGTTGGTGCCATGGAGACTCATAAGGTCTTATTCATCATTTTTGTCCTGATCGATTTCTTATTCATCGGCCTTTCCCTGTCCACACTGGGAGTCGCTCCTGAAGCCACGCACAAATTAGCAGCGATCTCTGAACTGTTCATTGCCCTTTTCAGCTTTTACGGTTCAGCCGCAAGTGTATTGAATACACACTTCGGTAAAGAAACGCTTCCTGTTGGAAAGCCATTTGGAATTTTTAAATAAGCAGAAAGAAGAGAGAGATGAGCGACTCATCTCTCTCTTCTATTTCATTATGGATCAGAATATCATGTCCAGTGTTTTTGTTATCTTGCCAGTCCTCTCTCAAATGCAGCTAAATGATTCTGTGAAGCATTTCTCAATTGTGTGAAGACGATCCTCACATCCTGAGGCAGATTAAACGTCAAAAAACGATCATACATAGCCATATTATCAATCTCCCCTTGAACCCCTGCTGCATAGGCACTTTTTAATGAATCCGGAGTGGTTGTGTACGATTGGGATTGATCTTCAGGGAGCGGCAATCCGTAGCGTTGGAACAAAGTCTGCAATGCGGTAATATGACGCAACTCTGCTTCTTTGATCTGTAAAAAAGTGCGGACATTCCCGAAATTCTCTAAGATCCGATCGTATCGTGCCTGGGCAAGGTATTCGTCCTGTATGGCATAATTGAGCATCTGGGGAACTGAAAGGGCACCAGCAGCAAGTGCTCCTTTTGCCCCGTAATCCACTTGTCTTGATGCACCCCTGCTGCCTTTATTCTGCATGGCATAATATAAAAACCATACGGCGTGATTCTGTTCATCAACAGCTGCACGACGAAATGTCTCTTTTATAAAGGCATCCTGTACACCATCCGAAACGCTATAATAAAAATCCACCGTATCCTGCTCATCCCGGAAGGCAAAATCCAATCCCTTTTTATACGAGTTCGGACAACCTTCCTGCAATTGAGGACTATACTCCATCCCTGTCAAATTTCTATAGATGTCAGTGAATGACTTCAAATGTCTTTTTTCGTCCTTGCGTATTTCAAGGATCCGTTTTCTTTCATCTTCTGTAGGGGCCATTTTCGCAAGCTTTTCATAACAAATAATGGCGCTATATTCACCATTGATGGCTTTTTGAAGATTTGACTCCAAAGATTGATTTCCCGGTGTCCGGGAATAGCCATCAAGATAAAAAGGTTTGAATTGTCGGTAAAATTGATATGGGTTCATTCTAAGTAACACCTCTTTTATTCAGTCAATACCTATAATATGATTGAATGAATAATGGGTGTCTGTGCAATTTAATCTTTCCTTTTGTCCTGAACCGATTCGTATGCTTTCATGAGATCTTCCACTGATATGCCATTGATCTTCATACGGGTTACATCACAGTTTGCAATTTCGACATGGTTCAAATTGCAGTTATCCAACTTACTACCATGCAAGTCGCATCGTTCAAACCTGATGTGCTCATTCTTTTCGCCAAGGTTTGTGTCATGAACGTGTACTCCCCCCAGTGTGACATGAGCCAGTTCACTTTGAGACAAATTAAGGTCTGCAATCAACGCTTTTTGAAGATTGATGTTTTGAAAACGGGACTCACTGAGATTGCAATTGTTGAACCCGGCACCCATCAAATTGCTGTTGCTAAAAGTGGAATAGCTTCCATTGATTCCATAGAAATCGATGTTATTCAGGTTGCTATACTCCACCTGTAGTTCAGAAAGATCCTCGTCGCTTAATGTATCACCTTGAATGGTGATCTCCCTTGACTCACCCTGAACAAAAACCCCTTCTTTCATTTTTTTCTCATAGCAGAATTCATCATCCGTTTCAAAGATCTTCTTGTAACCCATTTTTTCATAAAAACGGTGATTATTCAGTTGTCGACTTGAGGTCTCAAGCTCCCATGTCATCACTTCTGGATACTCAGATTCCATTTCTCCCATTACTATAGTGCCGATTCCTTTTCCTTGGTATGAGGGATCAACGAATATCCGGTCGACTCTTCCGTGGCGTTTGCCGACCACAGTTAGAATCAATCCCCCTACAAGCATCCCTTCATAAAGGATCTTAAAATAATTCAATTCCCTGATCATATACTTAGTCATTTCGATTGAATCATAGCCTGGCGGCTGGATATTGTGATCCACGATATCTTCCTGATTCCCTAGCCACTTTTCTTTTTCGGTATCGAAAACGTTCTTTTTTAGTCCGGTAAGGATTAATGCATCTTCCATATTAGCCTTTTCTATTTTTACAGTACCCATTGTGATACCCCTTTTATCTATTGAAATAGCTTTCTATCAATTTCATAATAGCGAAAGCACCAGAGCTCTCGTTTGAGAGAATGACTGTCTTTATATTCTCTTCAGGATAATAGGCAGAATGAAAGCTCACCCCTGGGTCATACCCCATCACGTGATGCTTATGGGGGAGATTCAACCACATACCATACCCGTAGTTCACCCCTTCTTTGACTCTAACATGGGGTTCTGAAATGAGCCTTGTACTCTCTTCATCAAGAAGCTTATTGGTTAAAAGTGCCTCCCAGAACGAAAGCATATCAGGACCCGTGACATATGCCCCGCCGTCCGCACCACCCTTTATGGGAATGGAATACATATTGGTTCTCCATGAGCTGTCTGGCTCATCAATGTACCCAAAAGCTGTATTCTCAGGTAATCGATCCAGACGAAAATACCCAGATGTGTTCATATTCGCCGGTTCAAAGATATGCTTATTGATGTACTTTTGCACCGTCATCCCTGAAAGCTTCTCGATCATCAACCCCAGAATGATATATCCGGCATTGTTATAATGAAACCTTTCACCAGGAGAAAATTTCATATGGCCATTTTGAAAGAGGGGAAGAAAATCTTCCCCTTTTCTCATTAAATACATTGGGGTCTGTTTCCACAAATCCTCAAAATCATCCATCACTTCCTCATCAAAATAATCAGGAATTCCCGAGGTATGGGTAAGTAAATGATGGATGGTCACACTCTCATCAAAATGTGGGAATGCGCCTTCAAAGTATTCTTTTATCGGCGTATGAAATGAAACTTCTCCCTTTTCTATAAGTTGACAGATGGCTATAGCAGTAAACAATTTACAACCCGATGCAATACCAAATCGTGTATCCAGGGTATTTTCTCTTCCTTCACTTCGATCGGCCGACCCAAATGCCAATTCTAAGAAGCTCTCCCCGTCTCTCTGTACCAAAACCGTTCCAGAAAAATGCTCCGTTTCTGCATGTTCTTTTATCATGTTATGTAGTTCATTCAAAGTAATCACCCATTCTATTATTGTCTATGTGGAAAATTATAGCATAAATGATTTGCCATGAAGAGTCCCCCCATGACTCCCCATGACCACCTTTCGGGCTGATGCTAATTTTTCATCTTATATTTCGTTTTTCACTCTTACCCGTACGAATTTTCTCTTGCCTACCTGCAAAACCATCCCATCTTTAATCTCAACGTTCGACTGCACATCCAGAACCTTTTCTGAATTGATCCTGATGCCTCCATTTATTATCATCCTGCGTGCCTCACTCTTTGAGCTTTGCATGTTTAAGGCTACAAGGAGATCGACTACTGAAATGTTTTTTTCACCCATCCATTCCTCCTCAGGAATATCTTCAGGAAGTGCCCCCTTTTGAAAAACTTCCTTGAACTGGCTCTCTGCCTGTTCCGCTGCTGCTTTACCGTGATACATCCTGACAATCGTTTTTCCTAGAAGGATTTTGGCATCCCTCGGGTGAAGTGCCCCACTCTTTATTTCAAGTGCTACCCTCTCCTTTTCTTCTAACGATAAATCGGTGATCAGATTAAAGTATTTTGTTATTAGCTCATCAGGGATCGACATCGTCTTCCCAAACAATTGATTGGGATCTTCATCAATCCCGATGTAATTATGTTTCGATTTAGACATCTTATCAACGCCGTCAAGCCCTTCAAGTAATGGCAATAATATGACCACTTGCTTTTCCTGGTTGTAATGCTCCTGAAGATGTCTCCCCATCAGGACATTGAACTGTTGGTCTGTACCCCCAAGCTCCACATCACTTTCAAGGGCGACGGAATCATATCCCTGCATCAAAGGGTAGAAAAGTTCGTGAAGTGAAATCGGTTTCTTTTCTGATAACCGTTTGGAGAAATCGTTTCGCTCGATCAAGCGCGCGACTGTGATCTTTGAAGATAAGTGAATCACATCTTCAAGGTTCAGGGATGATAGCCAGCTTGAATTGTAGTGAAGCTCCACTTTTTCCTTGTCCAGTACCTTTCCGAATTGTTCAAAATAGGTCTGGGCATTTCTTTTCACTTCTTCATCCGTCAGTTGCTTCCTTGCAACAGATTTCCCCGTGGGATCCCCGATTTTACCCGTGAAATCCCCGATAATCAGCTGTACGGTATGACCGTTTTCCTGAAATTGTCTTAACTTATTCAGTACTACTGTATGTCCGATGTGAACGTCCGGAGCAGTTGGATCCAGCCCCAGTTTGATTTTCAAAGGATGGCCAGTGGAGATTGATTTCACCAGTTTTTGTTTCAATTCTGCTTCTGGAATGATTTCATGCACTCCATTTTTATATTGCAGGAGCTGCCTTTCGACTTCTTGCTGCTGAGTTTTTGAAAGAGATTCCCATTTCTGATCCATGATTGTTCCTCCTTGATTGTTGATAGAATTAAGCAGATCTTAGGATTCACTGTTAAAACGGAATTTTCTCCGACTAACCAACTGATCTACTCCATATTCGTAATGTTACGTCATAATTAAAAAACCACGCCCCTTAAAAAAGGGACGTGGTTTACGCGGTACCACCCTCATTGAAGATCTCTCTTCCACTCGATTCGGATAACGGACCGGCCGTTCTCTGCTACTTTTGTGTTCACAAAGAATGTTCAAGGAGGTAATTCGTGCTTATCTGTGTGCTGATTTCCACCAAGCATCAGCTCTCTAAGACAGGGAGATAAGTCACTACTGATTCCTATCATGACATGTTGGATTTAGAATTTTCATTTATTTTACAGAAAAAAAGTGATCATTACAATAGAATTCTTATGTTTATTTCACAATTCCCATTACAAACCCATCATACCCCTTCGAGCCGACTGTTTGAACGACTGTTGAATCGATCCTGTCTTCTCGAGACAACATCTCGGCAAAGGACCTGACCCCTTGAACGCTTTCATCTTCACTATTTTCGTCAATCACCCTTCCGCCACGAACCACATTATCTGTAATGATGACCGCCCCAGGCTGGGCCAGTTGAAGTGCCCACTTTAAATAATTGGCATTGTTTTGTTTATCGGCGTCTATGAAAATGAAATCAAATGGACCTTTGAGAGACGGCAGGGTATCAAGAGCCGCACCCACTTTGATTTCCACCTTTTCTTCTACCCCCGCATTACGAATATTTCGTGCGGCAACCTTTGCGTGTGTTTCACTGAACTCAAGGGTGACCAGACGTCCATCTTCCGGGAGGGCCCTGGCAAGCCAAATCGTACTGTACCCACCCAAGGTCCCTATTTCCAGAATGCTTTTTGCTCCTTTAAGCTGGGCAAGTAAGGAAAGGAACTTCCCCTGATTCGGAGATACATCGATTGCAGGAAGTCCGGCTTCACTATTTTCTTTCAAAACTGACTCCATAATGGAATCCGATTTTTGTAGTTTACTAGCATAATATTGATCGACTTGTTTCCAAGTATTGGTTGACATATTCTCTTCACTCCTTATTAAAAATACTCTTGTCATCATAGCATAATTTTCCATATTTAAATATCCTTAATCTTTCAATTGAGTGTCATGTTCATTCTTTTCTCTAAAAACAAAATTCTCTATTCCTCTAATATTAGTCTTTAAAATGTAGACCCCACCAGCATGTGGATATTCATTCAATTGTTCATCCGTCGTTCGCGTCCTTGCCGTGGTAATATACAATTCGTTTAGTTCCGGTCCACCAAATGCACAGGACGTTACATTCACAGCGGGAACCGCAATGAATTCAAGCTGCTTCCCTTTATAGGGATTCCATCTCGATATCCCCTTACCACCCCAATGGGCAATCCAAAGCATTCCATCCTCATCGATGGTCATGCCATCTGGAAATCCCGCACCTTCAGGAAAGTTTATAACTACCTCCGGGCGTTCGATATGCCCCGTGGTTACATCGTATCTATATCGAACGACTTGTTTAGTCGGGGTATCGATGAAATACATAAATCGGTTGCATGGTGACCAAGCCAGACCGTTGGAAGTTCCCACGTTTTCAACCTTTTTCGTTGTTCGTAAATGTGAGCCTAGAGCGTATAAAGCACCCTTTCCGTTAACTCCTCCTAGTGTATCCGTCGTTCCTGCCCAAAACCTTCCTGCAGGATCGCATTTTCCATCATTGAATCGATTTTCTTCCAAGTGACTTTCAGGGTCTCCTACTTTCTCTAGAAGACCTGACTTCAAATTTAAAAAATAGATGCCTTGTTGAAGACCAAGGATTAAACGTCCCCTGTCAGTAAGAGAAAGACAGCCGACAAATTGATCCATTTTAACTGATTGTAATTTTCTATCCATTGGGTTGAACTTTAAAATTTGTTTCTCCATGATATCCACCCAATATAGTAAATTTTTATTTGTATCCCAACAGGGACTCTCTCCTAAAGTGTTTTTTGAATCAACAAACAATTTAACTGACATAGATAATCTCCTTTATAAGAATAGTTTCCCTGTACCTACTTCTAGGAAGGGCCAGTAATTCCCTTCCATTTAATAAGTGTGATTGATTAGACAGGCATTTCTAAATCAATTGAAAGC
The DNA window shown above is from Rossellomorea vietnamensis and carries:
- the tyrS gene encoding tyrosine--tRNA ligase, producing MDQKWESLSKTQQQEVERQLLQYKNGVHEIIPEAELKQKLVKSISTGHPLKIKLGLDPTAPDVHIGHTVVLNKLRQFQENGHTVQLIIGDFTGKIGDPTGKSVARKQLTDEEVKRNAQTYFEQFGKVLDKEKVELHYNSSWLSSLNLEDVIHLSSKITVARLIERNDFSKRLSEKKPISLHELFYPLMQGYDSVALESDVELGGTDQQFNVLMGRHLQEHYNQEKQVVILLPLLEGLDGVDKMSKSKHNYIGIDEDPNQLFGKTMSIPDELITKYFNLITDLSLEEKERVALEIKSGALHPRDAKILLGKTIVRMYHGKAAAEQAESQFKEVFQKGALPEDIPEEEWMGEKNISVVDLLVALNMQSSKSEARRMIINGGIRINSEKVLDVQSNVEIKDGMVLQVGKRKFVRVRVKNEI
- a CDS encoding SMP-30/gluconolactonase/LRE family protein, encoding MSVKLFVDSKNTLGESPCWDTNKNLLYWVDIMEKQILKFNPMDRKLQSVKMDQFVGCLSLTDRGRLILGLQQGIYFLNLKSGLLEKVGDPESHLEENRFNDGKCDPAGRFWAGTTDTLGGVNGKGALYALGSHLRTTKKVENVGTSNGLAWSPCNRFMYFIDTPTKQVVRYRYDVTTGHIERPEVVINFPEGAGFPDGMTIDEDGMLWIAHWGGKGISRWNPYKGKQLEFIAVPAVNVTSCAFGGPELNELYITTARTRTTDEQLNEYPHAGGVYILKTNIRGIENFVFREKNEHDTQLKD
- a CDS encoding O-methyltransferase yields the protein MSTNTWKQVDQYYASKLQKSDSIMESVLKENSEAGLPAIDVSPNQGKFLSLLAQLKGAKSILEIGTLGGYSTIWLARALPEDGRLVTLEFSETHAKVAARNIRNAGVEEKVEIKVGAALDTLPSLKGPFDFIFIDADKQNNANYLKWALQLAQPGAVIITDNVVRGGRVIDENSEDESVQGVRSFAEMLSREDRIDSTVVQTVGSKGYDGFVMGIVK
- a CDS encoding serine hydrolase domain-containing protein — encoded protein: MIKEHAETEHFSGTVLVQRDGESFLELAFGSADRSEGRENTLDTRFGIASGCKLFTAIAICQLIEKGEVSFHTPIKEYFEGAFPHFDESVTIHHLLTHTSGIPDYFDEEVMDDFEDLWKQTPMYLMRKGEDFLPLFQNGHMKFSPGERFHYNNAGYIILGLMIEKLSGMTVQKYINKHIFEPANMNTSGYFRLDRLPENTAFGYIDEPDSSWRTNMYSIPIKGGADGGAYVTGPDMLSFWEALLTNKLLDEESTRLISEPHVRVKEGVNYGYGMWLNLPHKHHVMGYDPGVSFHSAYYPEENIKTVILSNESSGAFAIMKLIESYFNR